A window of bacterium genomic DNA:
CTCCGGGAGTGGGTAACCGACTTCGATTGGTCGACCCTCTTCACCGGCTTCGCCGACGATTCCATGTATCTGTTCGAGCTGCTGGAGTGCGTGCCCGACCTATCGTGGTCGGAGCCCGGTGACCTTCCTTGGGGCCAGGTGATCGAAGAGGCAACACCCCTTGGGATCGGTGTGGTCTTCCAAGGCGAGTTGGACGACGAAGGCGACAGCGACTACTTCATCTTCGAAGCCGAAGAAGGCGAGTTCTACCAACTGGACGTAACCCTCGGAACCCTCGAAGACTCCGTACTGGACCTATACGACGCAGACGGCATCTGGCTGGACGCCAACGACGACTATGGCGACTCGACCGCGTCGCGGCTCGTATGGGACGCGCCCGCCACCGGCACCTACTATGTCCAGGTAGCCAGCTTCGACACCGGCACCGGCACCTACACGCTCACGATCTCAGGCATCACGGACGATCACGCGAATTCGGCAGCCAACGCAGTGCCGGTCGAGATCGGAATGACAGCCCGAGGCGCGATCGACTACGAAGGCGACGGCGACTACTTCATCTTCGAAGCCGAAGAAGGTGTGTTCTACCAACTGGACGTAACGCTCGGAACCCTCGAAGACTCCGTACTGGACATCTTCGACACCTACGGCATCTGGCTGGACGGCAACGACGACTCCCCCGAATCCACAGCCTCCCGGCTCTATTGGACCGCACCCGGCACCGGCACCTACTACGTCCGGGTGACCGGCTTCGACGTCAGCACCGGCACCTACACCCTCACCATCGCCGTCTCGGACATCGTGGACGACCACCCCGATTCGACTACCGACGCAACACCGGTGGAGATCGGAGTGGCAGCCCATGGCGCTATTGACTACGAAGGCGACAGCGACTACTTCACCTTCGAAGCCGAAGAAGGCGAGTCCTACCAACTGGACGTGACCCTCGGAACCCTCGAAGACTCCATACTCGAACTGTTCGACGCCGACGGGATCTGGCTGGACGCCAACGACGACTTCGCCGAATCGACAGCCTCCCGGCTCGTATGGCTCGCACCCGGCACAGGCACCTACTACATCCTGGTAGGCAGCTTCCGCACCGGCACCGGCACCGGCACCTACACCCTCACCATCGCCACCGCCCTGTAGCGTCGTCTCGCTCCGGGCTTGCTCCGGTCTCGACGGATCGCTCCTGATCAGTCGGGTGGTCTTCGCCTACCACGGCGCGCCATCACCAAGGAAAATGGAGTCCCACTATCTCGGACGCCGGCCGGTCCCTCCATGTATGATCAAAATTGAGACCACTCCGGGGTCAGGTGGAGCAAGTGGACGTTCTTACCCGGGGTCCGGACGAAGGGAAAACGATGTACAAACACCGACCAGGCCGATGGCTGGCAGTGTTATTGACACTGGCTGTGTTCGCCGTCGCTTGCGGCACGGACGACGCGGACGATGCACCCGCAACCCCGGCGGCCCCTGCGACCACCGCCGCGCCCGCGGAGACAACCGCCACGACTGTGGTGGAGGTGGGAACGACCACCACGACCGCGGCGCCGGCGGGTGAGACCACCACGACGACCGCCGCTCCCACGACCACCACCGAGGCGATGGCCGAACCCCTGACGGGCCGCGAGGCAACCGTCGTGATCGGCAAGAAGATGGATGGCGACACCAAGTTCGATCCGGCCCGGGCCTTCGAGGAACTGTACGTGCTCGTGCTCGGATCCGTGTACAACAACCTCGCGCAGTGGGCGCAGACCGATACCGGCTACGACTACCAGACGCTGCTTCCCGAGTTGGCCACCGAGTGGTCGTCCAACGCGGACGCTACCCAGTGGACCTTCACGCTGGATCCGAACGCCCGCTTCCACGACGGGTCACCGGTCACCTCTGACGATGTGGCGTTCTCGTTCATGCGGCTGAAGAACGTAGCCGCCACGCCGTCCTACCAGGCGGCCAACCTCGACAGCGTCGACACGCCCGACCCCCAGACCGTCGTGGTCAACCTGGCCGCACCAGACGCTGAGTTCCCGGGCCTGACCACCGCCGCCGCTTTCAGCATCCTCAACAGCGAGTTGGTGATGGCCAACGGCGGCGCGGCCGGGGAGGATGCCTCGGAGACCGACACAGCCGGCGAATGGCTGGCCCTGAACAGCGCCGGATCCGGTCCGTTCACCTTCGACTTCTCCGAACCGGGCAGTCGCCTCGAGATCGTCCGCGTGGACGATTACTGGGGAGGCCCGCCCGCCGTCATGGAGCGGATCATCATGGTGAACATCCCCGAAGCCCAGTCGCGCATCGACGCGCTGGCCCGGGGCGACATCGACCTGGCATGGACGGTGATCCCGCACCAGGCCGCTACGTTGGGAGAGGACTACACGATCCTGCAGGCCAACACCAACCACTGGTACTACGTGATATTCACGACCGATGCGGAGAACAACAACGCATTCGTGGCCAACCCGACGGTCCAGAAGGCGCTCAAGTACGCCATCGACTACGACGGCCTCCAGCGACTCTGTCCCGGATACACCGCCAATCGGGTGTACGGCCTGGCGCCGATGCGCCTGGGAGGCATCACGGAAGGCTACGAGCGTGACCTGGACAAGGCCAAGGAACTGCTGGCAGAGGCGGGCTATCCCGATGGCTACGACGATCCTGAGAACCCGATCCGTCTCCAGACGTTCCAGTGGAGCGGTTTCTGCCCCGGATTCGGTGACGTGGCCCAGAAGCTGGCCGCCGACTTCGCCGACATCGGTGTCAAGACCGAGGTGCAGATCCGCGATGTGGGCGTGTTCTTCACCGACTTCCGCAAGGGCGACCTCGACATCAACGTGAGCGACTGGTTCCCCGACTTCCCGTCGGCGATGAACTCGGCGGCGGTGTCGTTCGCGGACGGATTCATCAACTGGCAGCGGTCGCTCTGGCCCGACAATGCCGAGGGCTGGCCTCTGTATGACGAGATCAAGGCGGCAGGTGACGCGGCGCTGGCGTCGGTCGATCCGGCGGAGCGGTTGAGCCTGCTGAACGACGTGGAGCGGTTGAGCTTGGAAGCCAACCCGACTCACCTGATGGTCGAGATTCCCGAGTGGTACCCGCACGTCAACACGTTGACCGGCGTCTACTACCACGCCGTCCACCGGTTTGAGCCATACCGGATGGGGCGGTCCCGGTAGTCGAGGTCTCACGGGAGACCGCACAACCCCATCGGGGGGCGGCCGGCCGGTCGCCCCCCGATCCCCATCTCGTACGACTGAAGCCATGACCCGGAGGAGTTGACATGCGCTGGTTCGTACTGCGGCGCCTGGCCCTGGCTCCGCTCGTGCTGCTGGGCATGACCTGCATCACCTTCTTCGTGTCCCAACTGATCCCCATCGACCCGGTCGCCGCCTACCTGGGAGGTCGGGGCGCCGCCCAATCCGACGCGGCTGAACAGGCCATCATCGACGCCCTCAACGCCCGCTGGGGATGGGACAAGCCGATCCCGGAGCGCTACTGGATCTACCTGACCAACCTACTCCAGGGTGACATGGGCGAATCGAGCCACTCGGCGCGAGCCGTCAGCACCGACCTCGCCAACGTGGTGCCCCCCACGATCGAGTTGGTCGTGGCGGCCTTGATGGTCGCGCTCGTGTTCGGCATCCCGCTCGGCGTGTTCGCGGCGGCGCGCCGGGGAGGCGTCTGGGACGAGTTCTTCAAGGTGGCCTCCACCCTGGCGATCTCGGTACCGGTCTTCTGGCTGGCCATCGTGGGATTCACCGTGTTCTACGGGCGGCTGGGGTGGGCGGCAGGGCCCGGACAGCTGGACATCTTCATGCGCCCGCCTCCGGACGTGACCGGGATGG
This region includes:
- a CDS encoding PPC domain-containing protein, with translation MDAYTDWGEVFNALTTTEQECIRDTFDADLLESVLDRSVMSESDTPEAWEISMFSCLAPQTARAVFLALLVAGIEKDGAFRADADAQACLDEWVAGIDVFATMVALSADDAGAAGEVTTAFMRCHPDLFISSMLEQTGMTLEDLNEEEATCLREWAAGTDWATLLASSTDDPSFLGDFVPDLIACAPDLFISSMLEDTGLTLDDLSEEEATCLREWATGIDWATLLAGDDFAVLLDFLPDLFACAPDLFISSVLEDTGLTLEDLSEEEASCLREWVTDFDWSTLFTGFADDSMYLFELLECVPDLSWSEPGDLPWGQVIEEATPLGIGVVFQGELDDEGDSDYFIFEAEEGEFYQLDVTLGTLEDSVLDLYDADGIWLDANDDYGDSTASRLVWDAPATGTYYVQVASFDTGTGTYTLTISGITDDHANSAANAVPVEIGMTARGAIDYEGDGDYFIFEAEEGVFYQLDVTLGTLEDSVLDIFDTYGIWLDGNDDSPESTASRLYWTAPGTGTYYVRVTGFDVSTGTYTLTIAVSDIVDDHPDSTTDATPVEIGVAAHGAIDYEGDSDYFTFEAEEGESYQLDVTLGTLEDSILELFDADGIWLDANDDFAESTASRLVWLAPGTGTYYILVGSFRTGTGTGTYTLTIATAL
- a CDS encoding ABC transporter substrate-binding protein, which translates into the protein MLLTLAVFAVACGTDDADDAPATPAAPATTAAPAETTATTVVEVGTTTTTAAPAGETTTTTAAPTTTTEAMAEPLTGREATVVIGKKMDGDTKFDPARAFEELYVLVLGSVYNNLAQWAQTDTGYDYQTLLPELATEWSSNADATQWTFTLDPNARFHDGSPVTSDDVAFSFMRLKNVAATPSYQAANLDSVDTPDPQTVVVNLAAPDAEFPGLTTAAAFSILNSELVMANGGAAGEDASETDTAGEWLALNSAGSGPFTFDFSEPGSRLEIVRVDDYWGGPPAVMERIIMVNIPEAQSRIDALARGDIDLAWTVIPHQAATLGEDYTILQANTNHWYYVIFTTDAENNNAFVANPTVQKALKYAIDYDGLQRLCPGYTANRVYGLAPMRLGGITEGYERDLDKAKELLAEAGYPDGYDDPENPIRLQTFQWSGFCPGFGDVAQKLAADFADIGVKTEVQIRDVGVFFTDFRKGDLDINVSDWFPDFPSAMNSAAVSFADGFINWQRSLWPDNAEGWPLYDEIKAAGDAALASVDPAERLSLLNDVERLSLEANPTHLMVEIPEWYPHVNTLTGVYYHAVHRFEPYRMGRSR
- a CDS encoding ABC transporter permease; this encodes MRWFVLRRLALAPLVLLGMTCITFFVSQLIPIDPVAAYLGGRGAAQSDAAEQAIIDALNARWGWDKPIPERYWIYLTNLLQGDMGESSHSARAVSTDLANVVPPTIELVVAALMVALVFGIPLGVFAAARRGGVWDEFFKVASTLAISVPVFWLAIVGFTVFYGRLGWAAGPGQLDIFMRPPPDVTGMVTVDSILTGRWDALFDTLHHLAFPALVLGLVIGFYFARVVRSEMVDALESDYVRTARGKGLRRRLVLYRHAFRNAVIPVITLSGLAFGSLLTGIIVVERVVGWPGLGSYAFTAATRLDLNALSGVVLVISLAYVLANLAVDLLYTVADPRVRDGMSS